A single genomic interval of Acidovorax sp. 1608163 harbors:
- a CDS encoding SDR family oxidoreductase, whose amino-acid sequence MTILVTGATGRVGRHVVEQLFVRGAAVRALTRDPAKAHFAAGVEVVVGDLLDIDAMRSALAGVKTLFLLNAVTGDEFTQAIIALNLAREAGIDRVVYLSVFDADRAVNVPHFAVKHGAERMLEALGFSATILRPTYFIDNEVMIQGVVKDYGFYPMPIGSKGVAMADARDIAEVAAMELIRRDQAPGKLPLETINIVGPDTLTGADAAAIWSEVLGRPIAYGGDDPSGFEANMGRLMPKWMAYEMRVMAERYVSDGMIPREGDRERLVKILGRPLHSYRDFVAKVAG is encoded by the coding sequence ATGACCATTCTTGTTACAGGCGCTACAGGCCGCGTCGGCCGCCATGTTGTCGAACAACTCTTTGTGCGTGGCGCCGCGGTTCGCGCCTTGACCCGTGACCCCGCCAAGGCCCACTTTGCGGCGGGCGTGGAAGTCGTCGTTGGCGACTTGCTGGACATCGATGCAATGCGCAGTGCCCTGGCCGGAGTCAAGACACTCTTTTTGTTGAACGCTGTGACGGGCGATGAGTTCACGCAAGCGATCATTGCGCTGAACCTCGCCCGCGAGGCTGGCATCGACCGGGTTGTCTACCTGTCGGTGTTCGATGCAGACCGTGCGGTGAACGTGCCTCATTTCGCGGTGAAGCACGGCGCTGAGCGGATGCTGGAAGCCCTAGGTTTCAGCGCCACGATCTTGCGACCCACCTACTTCATTGACAACGAAGTGATGATCCAGGGCGTGGTCAAGGATTACGGCTTCTATCCGATGCCGATTGGATCGAAGGGCGTTGCCATGGCCGATGCGCGTGACATCGCTGAAGTGGCTGCGATGGAGTTGATTCGCCGTGACCAGGCGCCTGGCAAGTTGCCGCTGGAGACGATCAACATCGTGGGGCCTGACACGCTGACCGGCGCGGATGCGGCCGCCATCTGGAGCGAAGTGCTGGGTCGCCCGATTGCCTACGGCGGCGATGATCCGAGCGGCTTTGAAGCAAACATGGGCCGTTTGATGCCGAAATGGATGGCGTATGAAATGCGGGTCATGGCCGAGCGCTACGTCAGTGACGGCATGATCCCGCGAGAGGGCGACCGCGAGCGTCTGGTAAAGATCCTCGGACGGCCTTTGCACTCTTACCGCGACTTTGTAGCCAAAGTGGCTGGTTAA
- a CDS encoding nitrogen regulation protein NR(II), whose protein sequence is MPRAIWRRWRSAWRRWSLWTALIALVVSMLVTMVWLAGRYEASQVQSHLERDAADAVSDIRAALTRNLQSLQALNSGDPGLLAWEVEASDLLRNQRELVRLEWRDSAMRLRTHVQSPYRAVLWDRGLRDHNNSEANQACSTARRLSSPAYSGSYYQPHVDGLGSELMELCLPLSTGGRASGYLIATYALQSVLADMVGASLTRSQEASFTEPDGTRLAVLGASRRGSRMFTAQQLLDLPGTTLVLRMDTWHTAPSVFPNVLTALVTAMSIALVTVMWVLVRDNRRRLRAERDLGDALAFRKAMEDSLVTGLRARDLQGRITYVNPAFCEMVGFTAQELMGHSTSAPASALYWPPERVEEYRQRQAIRFAGNTPPREGFESEFMRKDGTRFPVLIIEAPLINAQGLHTGWMSAFLDISEQRRVEELSRASQERLQATARLATVGEMASLLSHELNQPLAAISSYATGSLNLLEPPSATDPQPSAESLQDVRMAMRQIARQAERAGRVIKSVHDFVRRRDQAREAVPAQQLVDAILPLAILQARKLGVRVHTMVEPGLPPALCDRTMVEQVLLNLARNAMQAMDDPTIHTRVLDIRVKRAASNRHNVWLEFSVTDCGSGIPDEVAQKLFTPFFTTRTEGMGLGLSLCRTVVEQHGGYLGFAPHEPRGTVFTFTLPAHQPSKS, encoded by the coding sequence ATCCCCCGCGCCATTTGGCGGCGCTGGCGCAGCGCCTGGCGCCGCTGGTCGCTGTGGACAGCACTCATCGCCCTGGTGGTGTCGATGCTGGTCACCATGGTGTGGTTGGCGGGGCGCTACGAGGCCAGCCAGGTGCAGTCGCACCTGGAGCGCGATGCCGCCGACGCGGTGTCGGACATCCGCGCCGCGCTCACCCGCAACCTGCAAAGCCTGCAAGCCCTGAACTCTGGCGACCCGGGCCTGCTGGCCTGGGAGGTGGAGGCCTCTGACCTGCTGCGCAACCAGCGCGAACTGGTGCGCCTGGAGTGGCGCGACAGTGCCATGCGCCTGCGCACCCATGTGCAAAGCCCTTACCGTGCCGTGCTGTGGGACCGGGGGCTGCGCGACCACAACAACTCCGAAGCCAACCAGGCCTGCAGCACGGCGCGCCGCCTGAGCAGCCCCGCCTACTCGGGCAGTTACTACCAGCCCCATGTCGATGGGCTGGGCTCAGAGCTGATGGAGCTGTGCCTGCCGCTGAGCACGGGTGGGCGTGCCTCGGGCTACTTGATCGCCACCTATGCGCTGCAGTCGGTGCTGGCCGACATGGTGGGCGCCAGCCTCACGCGCAGCCAGGAGGCCTCGTTCACCGAGCCCGACGGCACCCGTCTGGCCGTGCTGGGCGCCTCGCGCCGGGGCTCGCGCATGTTCACCGCGCAGCAGCTGCTGGACTTGCCCGGCACCACGCTGGTGTTGCGCATGGACACCTGGCACACCGCGCCCAGCGTGTTCCCCAACGTGCTCACGGCGCTGGTCACGGCCATGTCGATTGCGCTGGTCACGGTGATGTGGGTGCTGGTGCGCGACAACCGCCGCCGCCTGCGCGCCGAGCGCGACCTGGGCGACGCACTGGCGTTTCGCAAGGCCATGGAAGACTCGCTGGTGACTGGGCTGCGCGCGCGCGACCTGCAGGGGCGCATCACCTATGTGAACCCCGCGTTTTGCGAGATGGTGGGCTTCACGGCGCAAGAGTTGATGGGCCACAGCACCTCGGCCCCCGCCTCCGCCTTGTATTGGCCGCCCGAGCGGGTGGAGGAGTACCGCCAACGCCAGGCCATCCGCTTTGCGGGCAACACGCCCCCGCGCGAAGGGTTTGAGTCCGAGTTCATGCGCAAGGACGGCACCCGTTTTCCGGTGCTCATCATCGAGGCTCCGCTCATCAACGCGCAGGGCCTGCACACCGGCTGGATGAGCGCGTTTTTGGACATCAGTGAGCAGCGGCGCGTGGAAGAGCTCTCGCGCGCCTCGCAAGAGCGCCTGCAGGCCACCGCCCGCCTGGCCACGGTGGGCGAGATGGCATCGCTGCTCAGCCACGAACTGAACCAGCCCCTGGCCGCCATCTCCAGCTATGCCACGGGCTCGCTGAACCTGCTGGAGCCACCGTCTGCCACCGACCCCCAGCCCAGCGCTGAAAGCCTGCAGGACGTGCGCATGGCCATGCGCCAGATCGCCCGCCAAGCCGAGCGCGCGGGCCGCGTCATCAAAAGCGTGCATGACTTTGTGCGCCGCCGCGACCAGGCCCGCGAGGCCGTGCCTGCGCAGCAGTTGGTGGACGCCATCTTGCCGCTGGCCATCTTGCAGGCACGCAAGCTGGGCGTGCGCGTGCACACCATGGTCGAGCCCGGCCTGCCCCCCGCGCTGTGTGACCGCACCATGGTCGAACAGGTGCTGCTCAACCTGGCCCGCAACGCCATGCAGGCCATGGACGACCCGACCATCCACACGCGTGTGCTGGACATCCGCGTCAAGAGGGCGGCGTCGAACAGGCACAACGTCTGGCTGGAGTTTTCGGTCACCGACTGCGGCAGCGGCATCCCAGATGAGGTGGCGCAAAAGCTGTTCACCCCCTTCTTCACCACCCGCACCGAAGGCATGGGCCTGGGCCTGAGCCTGTGCCGCACGGTGGTGGAGCAGCATGGCGGCTATCTGGGGTTTGCGCCCCACGAGCCCCGTGGTACGGTATTCACCTTCACCTTGCCCGCCCACCAACCTTCCAAGAGCTGA
- a CDS encoding phosphatase PAP2 family protein, with protein sequence MPFARFLPAPSQPGARLRLTSIAALLALSACGGGGGDESVAPAMPQALGVTDTAPVPTVTAFVDAAATNQRGDARYATLQTNAGVRLLSGFLEVWEPSTRLVDAGQTAPAVEGFPAVVASTWSGIPGDATDGKVKNAAVHKENIDFVVRTTVTRTAAQSLAAYMDDRRGKNYSVTDGMGPLTDAWRKAARQTTTITGVPADATTVKYEDGGNNTGISGDTNPEFGRVIAFVESMGANASTEPAKRFYKYARPWRWSADVKVEPTLLPARSSTAATDGGYTSGHSAEAVRNAVAMAYLVPERFHEMLARGLELGENRILAGMHSPLDVISGRLLGQASALGNIAAASKDTRTAAYNQAHQTLMAAVGTTTPAQFAAFARSQGTDKDRFADYAANQLHYQRRLVFGFTPIGSTTLPAVVPKGAEVLLETRLPYLSDAQRRVVLKTTALPSGYPVMDDAEGFGRLNLFAAGSGYGAFAGDVEVAMDAALGGFHALDVWRNDISGAGKLTKRGSGTLALAGASTYTGGTEIAAGTVRADTAKALGQGAVYVAGGTLLTNTTGAVELPGGLTQTATGTLALQLGAADAGTLSTAGVATLAGPLAVTFRPGFTPKVGDTLTLLRAKRVQGTFSAITVAGFKATAVYNGDSVQLVLSN encoded by the coding sequence ATGCCCTTCGCCCGTTTTCTCCCCGCACCCTCCCAGCCCGGTGCGCGCTTGCGCCTGACCTCCATCGCCGCGTTGCTGGCCTTGTCTGCCTGTGGGGGTGGCGGGGGCGATGAGTCTGTGGCCCCGGCCATGCCGCAGGCGTTGGGCGTGACCGACACGGCGCCCGTGCCCACCGTGACAGCTTTTGTGGACGCTGCCGCCACCAACCAGCGCGGCGATGCGCGCTATGCAACGCTGCAAACCAACGCGGGCGTGCGGTTGCTTTCCGGCTTTTTGGAGGTGTGGGAGCCCAGCACCCGCCTGGTCGATGCGGGGCAGACCGCACCGGCTGTGGAGGGGTTCCCGGCGGTCGTGGCCTCCACTTGGAGCGGTATCCCTGGCGACGCCACGGATGGCAAGGTCAAGAACGCAGCGGTGCACAAAGAGAACATCGACTTTGTGGTGCGCACAACCGTGACGCGCACGGCCGCCCAGTCATTGGCCGCCTACATGGACGACCGCCGTGGCAAGAACTACAGCGTGACCGACGGCATGGGCCCGCTCACCGACGCGTGGCGCAAGGCCGCTCGCCAGACCACCACCATCACGGGCGTGCCTGCCGATGCGACCACCGTGAAGTACGAGGACGGCGGCAACAACACTGGCATCTCGGGCGACACCAATCCCGAATTTGGCCGCGTGATTGCCTTTGTGGAAAGCATGGGGGCCAACGCCTCCACCGAACCGGCCAAACGCTTTTACAAGTACGCCCGCCCCTGGCGCTGGAGCGCGGACGTGAAAGTGGAGCCCACGCTGCTGCCCGCGCGCAGCAGCACTGCGGCCACCGATGGCGGCTACACCAGCGGCCACAGCGCCGAGGCGGTGCGCAACGCCGTGGCCATGGCCTATCTGGTGCCCGAGCGCTTTCATGAAATGCTCGCACGCGGGCTGGAGCTGGGCGAAAACCGCATCCTCGCCGGCATGCACTCGCCGCTGGATGTGATCAGCGGGCGCCTTCTGGGCCAGGCCTCGGCCTTGGGCAATATTGCAGCGGCCTCCAAAGACACGCGCACCGCCGCCTACAACCAGGCCCACCAGACCTTGATGGCCGCTGTGGGGACCACCACGCCCGCGCAGTTCGCGGCCTTTGCCCGCAGCCAGGGCACGGACAAGGACCGCTTTGCCGATTACGCGGCCAACCAGCTCCATTACCAGCGCCGTCTGGTGTTCGGCTTCACGCCCATCGGCAGCACCACGCTGCCCGCAGTGGTGCCCAAGGGGGCGGAAGTGCTGCTGGAAACGCGCCTGCCCTACCTGAGCGACGCGCAGCGCCGTGTGGTGCTCAAAACCACCGCATTGCCCTCGGGCTACCCCGTGATGGACGACGCCGAAGGCTTTGGCCGCCTCAACCTGTTTGCCGCAGGCAGTGGCTACGGTGCGTTCGCGGGCGACGTGGAGGTAGCCATGGACGCCGCCTTGGGCGGCTTTCACGCCCTGGACGTGTGGCGCAACGACATCAGCGGTGCAGGCAAGCTGACCAAGCGCGGCAGCGGCACCCTGGCCCTGGCGGGTGCCAGCACCTACACCGGTGGCACCGAAATCGCTGCAGGCACCGTGCGCGCCGACACTGCCAAGGCCCTGGGCCAAGGCGCTGTGTATGTGGCAGGCGGCACGCTGCTCACCAACACCACGGGCGCTGTGGAGTTGCCCGGCGGCCTGACCCAAACCGCCACCGGCACCCTGGCCCTGCAACTGGGCGCGGCCGATGCAGGCACCCTCAGCACCGCAGGCGTGGCCACCCTGGCTGGCCCGCTGGCAGTCACCTTCCGCCCCGGCTTCACGCCCAAGGTGGGCGACACGCTGACGCTGCTGCGCGCCAAGCGTGTGCAGGGCACGTTCAGCGCCATCACGGTGGCGGGCTTCAAGGCGACGGCGGTGTACAACGGAGACAGCGTGCAGTTGGTGCTGAGCAACTGA
- a CDS encoding carbon-nitrogen hydrolase family protein: MKVAAIQMVSCPRPQDNLATARSLLEQAAQAGAELAVLPEYFCIMGLRDTDKLAHQEVPGQGPIQDFLARTARELGLWIVGGTLPLRTTDPERVRNTTLVFAPDGACVARYDKIHLFWFDNGREQFHEGRVIEPGDNAPVQFDLPARDGHRWRVGLSVCYDLRFPELFRAHASAGADLLLVPSAFTHVTGQAHWEVLLRARAIENLAYVVAPAQGGVHENGRHTWGQSLVADPWGQVLAQQAQGPGVVLAELDPARLRSVRQQLPALAHRIL; the protein is encoded by the coding sequence ATGAAAGTCGCAGCCATCCAGATGGTGTCTTGCCCCCGCCCGCAGGACAACCTGGCCACCGCCCGCAGCTTGCTGGAGCAGGCCGCGCAGGCGGGTGCCGAATTGGCGGTGCTGCCCGAGTACTTTTGCATCATGGGCCTGCGCGACACCGACAAGCTGGCCCACCAGGAGGTGCCGGGCCAGGGCCCGATCCAGGATTTTTTGGCGCGCACCGCGCGCGAGCTGGGGCTGTGGATTGTGGGTGGCACCCTGCCCCTGCGCACCACCGACCCCGAGCGCGTGCGCAACACCACGCTGGTGTTTGCTCCCGACGGTGCGTGCGTGGCGCGCTACGACAAGATCCACCTCTTCTGGTTTGACAACGGGCGTGAGCAGTTCCATGAGGGCCGGGTGATCGAGCCCGGAGACAACGCCCCGGTGCAGTTTGACTTGCCCGCCCGCGACGGCCACCGCTGGCGCGTGGGCCTGTCGGTGTGCTACGACCTGCGCTTTCCGGAGCTGTTCCGCGCCCATGCCAGCGCCGGGGCCGATTTGCTGCTGGTGCCCAGCGCCTTCACCCACGTCACGGGCCAGGCCCACTGGGAGGTGCTGCTGCGTGCCCGCGCCATCGAAAACCTGGCCTATGTGGTGGCGCCCGCCCAGGGCGGCGTGCACGAGAACGGCCGCCACACCTGGGGCCAAAGCCTGGTGGCAGACCCCTGGGGCCAGGTGCTGGCGCAGCAAGCCCAGGGCCCCGGCGTGGTGCTGGCCGAGCTGGACCCCGCCCGGCTGCGCAGCGTGCGCCAGCAGTTGCCCGCCCTTGCGCACCGCATCCTGTGA
- a CDS encoding LysR family transcriptional regulator: MDLDALQDFQLVAAHGGFGKASRASGRSKATLSRRLADFEDALGMRLIERGGRSLELTETGKLLFAQTSGPMRDIEEAVRAAREGLTTPRGHLRVAAPLLFSQVALGLLAARFRVLHPEVQIEVVSEDRLTDLVEEHFDVAIRINPKEDGSLVGRCFAKDRLVLAAAPSVRIPQASAGQPTPIPAVVMPTYREGEVWSVREGQIAYEPQPVLKLSSLLSIRDAVVAGAGVALLPQSIIAGHLEKRELVSWGIAGKETQLWVMHTSRRLQSPKVKAFVEFMVNQYPTGWFAV; encoded by the coding sequence ATGGACCTCGATGCCCTTCAGGACTTCCAGCTCGTGGCCGCTCACGGTGGGTTTGGCAAAGCCAGCCGTGCCAGCGGACGCTCCAAGGCCACCCTTTCGCGCAGGCTTGCAGACTTTGAGGACGCGCTGGGGATGCGTCTCATCGAACGAGGCGGCCGAAGTCTTGAGCTCACGGAAACGGGCAAGCTGTTGTTCGCCCAGACCTCGGGCCCCATGCGCGACATTGAAGAGGCGGTGAGGGCCGCACGGGAAGGCCTCACCACACCCCGAGGACACCTTCGCGTTGCAGCGCCGTTGCTGTTTTCACAAGTCGCGCTGGGGCTGCTGGCTGCGCGGTTCAGAGTCTTGCACCCAGAGGTACAGATCGAAGTCGTCTCGGAGGACCGTCTGACCGACCTGGTGGAAGAGCACTTTGACGTTGCGATCCGCATCAATCCGAAAGAGGACGGCTCCCTCGTCGGCAGGTGTTTCGCCAAAGACAGGCTGGTCCTTGCTGCGGCTCCATCGGTGCGAATTCCGCAGGCAAGTGCGGGCCAGCCAACCCCCATTCCTGCCGTGGTGATGCCCACTTATCGGGAAGGGGAAGTCTGGTCGGTGCGCGAGGGACAGATCGCCTATGAACCCCAACCCGTGCTCAAGCTGTCTTCGCTGTTATCGATCCGCGACGCGGTGGTGGCGGGGGCAGGAGTCGCGTTGTTGCCGCAGTCCATCATCGCAGGCCACCTGGAAAAACGAGAGTTGGTGTCTTGGGGCATTGCGGGCAAGGAAACCCAGCTCTGGGTAATGCACACGTCTCGCCGCTTACAAAGCCCGAAGGTGAAGGCATTTGTGGAGTTCATGGTCAACCAATACCCCACAGGATGGTTCGCCGTTTAA
- a CDS encoding murein transglycosylase A: MVHHTIATNTTSASSASSKISPMKLTLLRLVATALIVGTLVACSTPPAPSPSYPGGMPAPRPTGPYAVPGDTGPLPPPLAQPKSRWTPVRWGELPGFADDALHEAWNAWIKSCERPVAPFTALCSEVRQLSIATGEEQRAWMVARLQPYRVEATDGNPDGLLTAYYEPLMDAARQSGNGFNVPIYRTPAGFGARKPWYTRQQIETLPEAQAALQGRAIAWLRDPVESMVLHIQGSGRLRITEADGSTTMLRVAYAGTNDQPYGSIGRWLLDQGYTRDATWPGIRAWLAANPQRTNELMWTNPRYVFFKEEPLVGMDAGFGPKGAQGVPLTPGRSIAVDRQSIPYGTPVWLASSGPQVQLSRLVLAQDTGSAILGAVRADYFTGWGPEAGDIAGRLKQNLRLWVLWPK, from the coding sequence ATCGTCCACCACACAATCGCAACCAACACCACCAGCGCCAGCAGCGCTTCAAGCAAAATCAGCCCCATGAAATTGACACTCCTGCGCCTGGTTGCAACGGCGCTGATTGTAGGAACGCTCGTCGCCTGCTCCACCCCGCCCGCCCCATCCCCTTCGTACCCTGGGGGCATGCCTGCGCCCCGGCCGACCGGGCCTTATGCCGTGCCCGGCGACACCGGCCCGCTGCCCCCGCCCCTGGCCCAGCCCAAAAGCCGCTGGACACCCGTGCGCTGGGGCGAATTGCCTGGCTTTGCCGACGACGCCCTGCACGAGGCCTGGAACGCCTGGATCAAGAGTTGTGAGCGCCCCGTGGCCCCCTTCACCGCCCTGTGCAGCGAGGTGCGCCAACTCAGCATTGCCACCGGCGAAGAGCAGCGCGCCTGGATGGTGGCCCGCCTGCAGCCCTACCGCGTGGAAGCCACCGACGGCAACCCCGACGGCCTGCTCACCGCGTACTACGAACCCCTGATGGATGCCGCCCGCCAAAGCGGCAACGGCTTCAACGTGCCCATCTACCGCACGCCCGCAGGCTTTGGCGCTCGCAAGCCCTGGTACACCCGCCAGCAGATCGAAACCCTGCCCGAAGCCCAGGCCGCCCTGCAAGGCCGCGCCATCGCCTGGCTGCGCGACCCGGTCGAATCGATGGTGCTGCACATCCAGGGCTCGGGCCGCCTGCGTATCACCGAGGCCGATGGCTCGACCACGATGCTGCGGGTGGCCTATGCGGGCACCAACGACCAGCCCTACGGCAGCATTGGCCGCTGGCTGCTGGACCAGGGCTACACCCGCGATGCCACTTGGCCCGGCATCCGCGCCTGGCTGGCCGCCAACCCGCAGCGCACCAACGAGCTGATGTGGACCAACCCGCGCTACGTCTTCTTCAAGGAAGAACCCCTGGTGGGCATGGACGCAGGCTTTGGCCCCAAGGGCGCGCAGGGTGTGCCCCTCACGCCCGGCCGCTCCATCGCGGTGGACCGCCAAAGCATCCCCTACGGCACGCCCGTGTGGCTGGCCTCCAGCGGCCCGCAGGTGCAATTGAGCCGCCTAGTGCTGGCGCAAGACACCGGCAGCGCCATCCTGGGCGCGGTGCGGGCGGATTACTTCACGGGCTGGGGCCCGGAGGCGGGCGACATCGCCGGGCGGCTCAAGCAGAACCTGCGGCTGTGGGTGCTTTGGCCTAAGTAA
- a CDS encoding OmpA family protein, with amino-acid sequence MRKHILLGVSAAVILATGCASMDDTQRRTATGAGIGALAGAVIGSATGGNAGTGAVVGAGVGALGTYIWSQNMERQKREMEQATQGTGIAVTQTADNQLMLNIPSDISFAVGRSDIQPNFAPVLDQFAAGLRNNPYSDVRIVGHTDSTGSDAVNNPLSVDRAASTRSYLVARGVDGRRIAIDGVGERHPIASNDTADGRARNRRVEIFVGERPR; translated from the coding sequence ATGCGCAAACACATTCTTCTGGGCGTCAGTGCCGCCGTCATCTTGGCCACAGGTTGCGCCAGCATGGACGACACCCAGCGCCGCACCGCCACGGGCGCGGGCATTGGTGCACTGGCCGGGGCGGTGATTGGATCGGCCACCGGCGGCAACGCAGGCACGGGCGCCGTGGTGGGTGCGGGGGTCGGGGCCCTGGGCACCTACATCTGGTCGCAGAACATGGAGCGCCAAAAGCGCGAGATGGAGCAGGCCACCCAAGGCACGGGCATTGCCGTGACGCAGACGGCCGACAACCAGCTGATGCTGAACATTCCGAGCGATATTTCGTTTGCGGTGGGCCGCTCTGACATCCAGCCCAACTTTGCGCCGGTGCTGGACCAGTTTGCCGCCGGGCTGCGCAACAACCCCTACTCGGACGTGCGCATCGTGGGCCACACCGACAGCACGGGCAGCGATGCGGTGAACAACCCCTTGTCGGTGGACCGCGCGGCCAGCACCCGCAGCTACCTGGTGGCGCGCGGCGTGGACGGGCGCCGCATTGCCATCGATGGCGTGGGGGAGCGCCACCCCATTGCCAGCAACGACACGGCCGACGGGCGCGCCCGCAACCGGCGGGTGGAAATCTTTGTGGGTGAGCGCCCCCGCTGA
- a CDS encoding response regulator transcription factor, which translates to MEPVSNATVYIVDDDAGVREALAWLLRSRRLPSESFESAEAFDAMLQTRSPQRQPCCLLLDVRMPGLSGLALFDLLAARGDLQTMPVIFLTGHADVPTAVDAVKRGAFDFCEKPFSDNALVDRIEQALAQSGEQLAQLRERSDLQVRLKDLTERERDVMDLVVAGLPNKLIADQLDISVRTVEVHRSRVFDKMQVKSAVELANLLRSGH; encoded by the coding sequence ATGGAACCCGTATCCAACGCGACTGTGTACATCGTGGACGACGACGCTGGCGTGCGCGAAGCGCTGGCCTGGCTGCTGCGCTCGCGCCGCCTGCCCAGTGAATCGTTTGAAAGCGCCGAAGCGTTCGACGCCATGCTGCAGACCCGCTCGCCCCAGCGCCAGCCCTGCTGCCTGCTGCTGGATGTGCGCATGCCTGGCCTGAGTGGCCTGGCGCTGTTTGACCTGCTGGCAGCGCGGGGCGACCTGCAGACCATGCCCGTCATCTTCCTGACCGGCCATGCCGATGTGCCCACGGCGGTGGACGCCGTCAAGCGCGGCGCCTTTGACTTTTGCGAAAAGCCGTTTTCTGACAACGCGCTGGTGGACCGCATCGAACAGGCCCTGGCCCAGTCGGGTGAGCAGCTGGCCCAGCTGCGCGAGCGCAGCGACCTGCAGGTGCGCCTGAAGGACCTGACCGAGCGCGAGCGCGACGTGATGGACCTGGTGGTGGCAGGGCTGCCCAACAAGCTGATCGCCGACCAGCTCGACATCAGCGTGCGCACGGTGGAAGTGCACCGCTCACGCGTGTTCGACAAGATGCAGGTCAAGTCGGCCGTGGAGCTGGCCAACCTGCTGCGCTCCGGCCACTGA
- a CDS encoding MFS transporter — MPPQPHHDSPSGPTPTAAGDAPTPAHTPTLSAAERAALAQGTEESAQHSLDQSAAAGAVHSDASLSPFAPLSVPVFRMLWLTWVAANTCMWMNDVAAAWLMTTLTTSPVLVALVQSASTLPVFLLGLPSGALADILDRRRYFMATQFWVAAVAVVLAFAIVSGGMSAPLLLALTFANGIGLAMRWPVFAAIVPELVSRPQLPAALALNGVAMNASRIMGPLLAGAIIASAGSAWVFVLNAVLSVLSGLVIMRWKREHVPSPLGRERLPSAMRVGVQFVRQSPRMRAVLWRISVFFLHATALMALLPLVAKGLEGGGAGTFTLLLASMGAGAIVAAMFLPRLRQAMPRDVLVLRGTLLQAAATGAMAWAPNVYVAVPAMVLGGMAWITTANTLSVSAQLALPNWVRARGMSIYQMSIMGATAAGAALWGQVASLTDVHTSLGIAAVSGGIVMAVVQHLAADRSIEEDLSPSRAFKAPTAPTPPEAGHVVVTIEYFIHPPRAPEFRAVMQESRRSRLRQGALDWQLLHDISNPTRYVERIEDESWTEHLRRFDRVTASDVALRERKLAFHTGDAPPKVTRWTVER, encoded by the coding sequence ATGCCACCCCAGCCCCACCACGACAGCCCCAGCGGCCCCACGCCCACCGCCGCAGGCGATGCCCCCACCCCGGCCCACACACCCACGCTGAGCGCCGCCGAGCGTGCCGCCCTCGCCCAGGGCACCGAAGAATCGGCCCAGCACAGCCTGGACCAAAGCGCTGCGGCTGGGGCCGTCCACTCCGACGCCTCGCTCTCGCCCTTCGCCCCGCTGTCGGTGCCCGTGTTCCGCATGCTGTGGCTGACCTGGGTAGCGGCCAACACCTGCATGTGGATGAACGACGTGGCGGCCGCCTGGCTGATGACCACGCTCACCACCTCGCCCGTGCTGGTGGCGCTGGTGCAGTCCGCCTCCACCCTGCCTGTGTTCTTGCTGGGCCTGCCCAGTGGCGCACTGGCCGACATCCTGGACCGGCGCCGCTACTTCATGGCCACGCAGTTCTGGGTGGCCGCCGTGGCTGTGGTGCTGGCCTTTGCCATCGTCTCGGGCGGCATGTCGGCCCCGCTGCTGCTGGCCCTCACCTTTGCCAACGGCATTGGGCTGGCCATGCGCTGGCCGGTGTTTGCCGCCATCGTGCCCGAGCTGGTCAGCCGCCCGCAGTTGCCTGCCGCCCTGGCGCTGAACGGCGTGGCCATGAACGCCTCGCGCATCATGGGCCCACTGCTGGCGGGCGCCATCATTGCCAGCGCGGGCAGCGCCTGGGTGTTTGTGCTCAACGCCGTGCTGTCGGTGCTCTCGGGCCTGGTCATCATGCGCTGGAAGCGCGAGCACGTGCCCAGCCCGCTGGGGCGTGAGCGCCTGCCCAGCGCCATGCGCGTGGGCGTGCAGTTTGTACGCCAATCGCCCCGCATGCGCGCCGTGCTGTGGCGCATCTCCGTCTTCTTCTTGCACGCCACGGCCCTCATGGCCCTGCTGCCGCTGGTGGCCAAGGGGCTGGAGGGCGGCGGCGCAGGCACCTTCACGCTGCTGCTGGCCAGCATGGGCGCGGGCGCCATCGTGGCCGCCATGTTCCTGCCCCGCCTGCGCCAGGCCATGCCGCGCGATGTGCTGGTGCTGCGTGGCACGCTGCTGCAAGCCGCCGCCACCGGCGCCATGGCCTGGGCCCCCAATGTCTACGTGGCCGTGCCCGCCATGGTGCTGGGCGGCATGGCCTGGATCACCACCGCCAACACCCTGAGCGTGTCGGCCCAGCTGGCCCTGCCCAACTGGGTGCGGGCGCGCGGCATGTCCATCTACCAAATGAGCATCATGGGTGCCACCGCCGCAGGCGCCGCCCTGTGGGGCCAGGTGGCCTCGCTCACCGATGTGCACACCAGCTTAGGGATTGCCGCCGTGAGCGGTGGCATCGTGATGGCCGTGGTGCAGCACCTGGCGGCCGACCGCTCCATCGAGGAAGACCTGAGCCCCTCACGCGCCTTCAAGGCCCCCACCGCCCCCACGCCGCCCGAGGCAGGGCATGTGGTCGTCACCATCGAATACTTCATCCACCCGCCGCGCGCCCCTGAGTTCCGCGCCGTGATGCAGGAAAGCCGCCGCAGCCGCCTGCGCCAGGGCGCGCTGGACTGGCAACTGCTGCACGACATCAGCAACCCCACGCGGTATGTGGAGCGCATCGAAGACGAATCGTGGACCGAGCACCTGCGCCGCTTCGACCGCGTGACCGCCTCCGACGTGGCCCTGCGCGAGCGCAAGCTGGCCTTCCACACCGGCGATGCACCGCCCAAGGTGACGCGGTGGACGGTGGAGCGGTGA